Proteins encoded within one genomic window of Aquarana catesbeiana isolate 2022-GZ linkage group LG03, ASM4218655v1, whole genome shotgun sequence:
- the LOC141133190 gene encoding protein Wiz-like has translation MDGGNRGFGPWGQGRNHQGALASNEDDGPPIDLGGAQGSKPEQSSAEKMVSDQSASKVEDSKGQGSLTCEMCGACFETRKGLASHSRSHLRQLGIPGSEATGAAIHMLKEIVKQGKLPKDESSFGAKKVVSPQQESSKARWGDEDGPLNLSVEGEPNRENACEFCGAWFETRKGLASHARAHLRQWGVNDPDSKGSSIVLLNAFIKSEDFKKRMSGQTAVDNDPPAKAPSVSSSTDKERNSSTKSKETGSFAKPAESTNKASSDASPKLSEVGSRSISAESGLKLVDSTGPIETSAHFKSPSGSGNSTQIKIVEAGAPRVLSPEAGAYSKLVDVGNSQVKAEAGHGHGKLEPGNHSKPSIGGLLHHRPLHANTPPTKKMKTSSPSFKANLDSYWAQKNASTPINLSPSSEVVRCEFCGEFFENRKGLSSHARSHLRQMGVTEWHVNGSPIDTLREILASGICPRTGTRIGGPSLEKLLPHRPPASPSRSHPYSGLAPAMHRKPPRLPTYQASEWPSELSPLNLSSQSDPNRDIRCEFCNEFFENRKGLSSHARSHLRQMGVTEWHVNGSPIDTLREIIRKRRPATPQQQVSNIKMEPRGEDEPLSPSHRLSPLGVGPSVMSRDLPISPPGRPHNSFLSPIPTKRPAPHEPRLTQSEPKGYMNAEPKTCSPSKLYLQGESRPKSYVMEEGRHKTFVHSDVKPKHFLQSGDGRPKTFMQEGRLKGFLPSENRPKMVHGEGKPKIYLQGDAKLKPFIPGENKPKAFLQGEPKPKSFSPDGKPKAYIQTELPFKVKVKASPEKGATSLEASCELCGLIFENRKALASHARAHLRQFGVTEWCVNGSPIETLREWMKQRPQKAGAYLSYIQARPFSKKFKRALQSPKPGPEKESPSTTPVKVAEKEHSISTPSSTSEKPAEPQGQTEVERRHPKAPEVPPSREDIVSEPLSKSEEPRPPARARPVPSLVPRPPQTSLVKFVGNIYTLKCRFCDIQFQGPLSIQEQWVRHLQHHILEMNFSKVHSPPHDESSEEQSEAVKTQ, from the exons CGCTGGCTTCAAATGAAGATGATGGGCCACCGATAGATCTGGGTGGAGCTCAAGGTTCAAAGCCTGAGCAAAGCTCAGCAGAGAAAATGGTTTCAGATCAGAGTGCTAGCAAAGTGGAAGATTCTAAAG GCCAAGGTTCCCTTACATGTGAGATGTGTGGAGCGTGCTTTGAGACCCGGAAGGGCTTGGCCAGCCACTCACGCTCCCATCTGCGGCAACTTGGGAttccagggtcagaagccactggTGCTGCCATTCATATGCTGAAAGAGATAGTCAAGCAGGGCAAGCTTCCGAAAGATGAGAGCTCATTTGGGGCCAAGAAGGTGGTCAGTCCCCAGCAAGAATCCTCCAAAGCCCGGTGGGGGGATGAGGACGGGCCTTTGAATCTGA GTGTGGAAGGAGAACCAAACCGAGAAAATGCATGCGAGTTTTGTGGAGCTTGGTTTGAGACCCGAAAGGGCCTGGCCAGCCATGCTAGGGCTCACTTACGCCAGTGGGGAGTCAATGATCCAGATTCAAAGGGTTCCTCAATTGTCTTATTAAACGCGTTTATAAAAAGCGAAGATTTCAAGAAACGAATGTCCGGGCAGACAGCAGTTGACAATGACCCTCCTGCAAAAGCTCCTAGCGTTAGCAGCTCCACAGATAAAGAGCGTAACAGTAGCACAAAAAGCAAAGAAACTGGTTCTTTCGCCAAGCCAGCAGAAAGCACAAATAAGGCAAGCAGCGATGCCTCTCCAAAACTCTCTGAAGTTGGCTCACGATCCATATCggcagagagtggtctgaaattAGTGGACAGTACAGGGCCTATAGAAACTTCTGCACATTTCAAATCCCCTAGTGGGTCAGGAAACAGCACTCAAATTAAAATAGTTGAAGCTGGTGCTCCTCGTGTCCTGTCTCCTGAGGCTGGGGCTTACTCAAAATTAGTTGATGTTGGCAATTCCCAAGTAAAGGCAGAGGCTGGTCATGGCCATGGTAAGTTGGAACCTGGTAACCACTCAAAGCCTTCCATAGGAGGTCTCCTTCACCATAGACCGCTACATGCAAATACGCCACCTACTAAAAAAATGAAGACGTCTTCTCCATCATTTAAAGCTAACCTGGATTCCTACTGGGCTCAGAAAAATGCCTCCACTCCAATCAATCTTT CCCCGAGTTCGGAAGTAGTCCGCTGCGAGTTCTGTGGCGAGTTCTTTGAAAACAGAAAGGGCCTGTCGAGCCACGCACGCTCCCACCTACGCCAGATGGGCGTCACAGAGTGGCATGTCAACGGGTCACCAATCGACACCCTGCGGGAGATCTTGGCCAGTGGGATCTGTCCCAGAACGGGCACCAGAATCGGAGGCCCCAGCTTGGAGAAGCTCCTCCCACATCGTCCTCCCGCTTCCCCATCTAGGTCCCACCCGTACAGCGGGTTGGCTCCAGCAATGCATCGCAAGCCTCCTCGGCTTCCTACCTACCAGGCCAGTGAGTGGCCTTCGGAGCTTTCGCCTTTAAACTTGT CTTCGCAATCAGACCCCAACCGTGACATCCGCTGCGAGTTCTGCAATGAGTTCTTTGAGAACCGCAAGGGGCTGTCTAGTCATGCGCGTTCACATCTCCGCCAAATGGGTGTAACAGAATGGCACGTTAATGGCTCACCCATTGATACTCTGCGAGAAATCATACGCAAAAGGCGTCCAGCAACACCACAGCAGCAGGTTTCCAACATCAAAATGGAACCTCGTGGTGAGGATGAGCCACTGAGCCCATCACACAGACTCTCACCTCTTGGTGTTGGGCCATCAGTGATGTCACGAGATCTTCCAATTTCACCTCCTGGGCGCCCCCACAACAGTTTTCTGTCACCAATACCAACTAAGAGACCAGCACCTCATGAACCTAGACTTACACAGTCTGAGCCAAAGGGCTATATGAATGCAGAGCCAAAGACTTGCAGCCCATCTAAGCTTTACTTACAGGGTGAGAGTAGACCAAAATCCTATGTTATGGAGGAGGGGCGGCACAAGACCTTTGTTCATAGTGATGTTAAGCCAAAACATTTCTTGCAAAGTGGAGACGGGAGACCAAAGACTTTTATGCAAGAAGGGAGATTAAAGGGCTTTTTGCCAAGTGAAAACAGACCCAAGATGGTGCACGGTGAAGGCAAGCCTAAAATCTATTTGCAAGGTGATGCAAAGCTCAAACCTTTTATTCCTGGGGAAAATAAACCTAAAGCATTCTTGCAAGGTGAACCCAAGCCTAAGTCTTTTTCTCCAGATGGCAAGCCCAAGGCTTACATCCAGACAGAGCTTCCATTTAAGGTCAAGGTGAAGGCATCTCCAGAGAAAGGAGCCACTAGCT TGGAGGCAAGCTGTGAGCTTTGTGGGTTGATCTTTGAAAATCGTAAGGCTTTAGCCAGCCATGCCAGAGCTCATCTTCGACAATTTGGTGTAACTGAATGGTGTGTCAATGGTTCCCCAATTGAAACGCTAAGAGAGTGGATGAAGCAGAGACCTCAGAAGGCTGGTGCCTATCTCAGTTACATCCAAGCACGTCCTTTCTCCAAAAAGTTCAAACGTGCTTTACAAAGTCCAAAACCAGGACCAGAGAAGGAAAGCCCAAGTACAACCCCCGTGAAGGTAGCTGAGAAAGAACACAGTATTTCAACGCCAAGCTCAACCTCTGAAAAGCCAGCCGAACCACAGGGGCAAA CAGAAGTTGAGCGTCGTCACCCTAAGGCACCTGAGGTTCCACCCTCTCGGGAAGATATTGTCTCTGAACCACTATCCAAAAGTGAAGAGCCACGACCACCTGCAAGAGCACGTCCTGTGCCTTCTCTGGTACCAAGACCTCCCCAGACATCATTAGTGAAGTTTGTTGGAAACATTTACACTTTGAAATGCAG GTTCTGTGACATTCAGTTCCAAGGTCCGCTTTCTATTCAGGAGCAGTGGGTCCGTCACCTGCAGCATCACATATTGGAAATGAACTTTTCAAAAGTGCACAGCCCACCTCATGATGAATCATCCGAGGAGCAGTCAGAGGCTGTCAAGACCCAATAA